TAAATCTCAATTTTAAAACATAATTATTAAGAACAGAATATTTCGGTCTTAATGCCGGTGCATTATATTCTTCTGTCGTTATAGGTTCTACATTAATATTCACATTGGCTATTTCAAATATCTTTTTAGCAAATTCATACCAAGTTGTCTCTCCGCTGTTTGTCATGTGATATGTCCCGTATGCATCTGTTTTTATAAGAAAATATAAGCCTTCCGCTAGATCTTTTGTAAAAGTAGGTATCCCATGCTGATCATTGACTACTTTTAACATTTTTCTATCTTTAGATAATCTCAACATTGTTTTAACAAAGTTATTGCCATTTATGCCATATAACCATGACGTCCTTACAATATAATGTTTGTCTAATATTTCTTTTACCAGGTTTTCTCCTGCCAGTTTACTATTACCATAAACATTTAAAGGATTTGGTGTGTCAAATTCTGTATATGGTGTATTTTTACTCCCATCAAAAACATAATCTGTAGATATATACACCATTTTAGCATTTATGTCGCTACATATCGACGCAGTATTACCTGCACCTAAGGCATTTACATTATAAGCCAAATCAATATTTTTTTCGCAGTCATCTACTTTTGTATATGCTGCACAATGTATCACTATATCAGGTAGATATTCTTTTACAAATTTATGCGTAGCATCTATATTGGTTATATCAAATTCATCTCTTCCTGCTAATATAATATCTTCACTGCCTTTTAAAAGCTCATATAAATCATATCCAAGCTGACCTGTTTTGCCTGTTACTAATATTTTCAATTGCATCACCTACCTGTTTTTATACATCTTTTCATAATAGTCCTTATATTCCCCAGATATTATCTTTTCCCACCATTCTTCATTCTCTAAATACCATCTTATCGTTCTTTTCATACCTTCATCAAAATTATATGTAGGTTTCCAACCAAGTTCATTTTGTATCTTTGATGAATCTATAGCATAGCGCCTATCATGTCCTGGTCTATCCTTCACATATTTAATTAATGATTCAGGCTTATTAAGTTCTTTTAATATAAGTTTGACAATCTCTATATTTGCTTTCTCATTGTTTCCACCTATATTGTATACTTCACCAATTTTCCCTTTATGCAGTACTAAATCAATTGCTCTACAATGATCTTCCACATATAACCAATCCCTTACATTCAATCCATCACCATATACCGGCAGCTCTTTGCCATGCAATGCATTTATTATCATAAGAGGTATTAATTTTTCAGGAAATTGATATGGTCCATAATTATTTGAACATCTTGTTATATTTACAGGTATTCCAAACGTATGA
This DNA window, taken from Thermoanaerobacterium sp. PSU-2, encodes the following:
- the rfbB gene encoding dTDP-glucose 4,6-dehydratase encodes the protein MKVLVTGGAGFIGSNFIKYMLKEHKDYKVINLDKLTYAGNLENLKDVENNSNYVFVKGDITDREIVGKIFSDGIDYVVNFAAESHVDRSIEDPGIFLKTNVLGTQVLLDAAKKYGVNKYLQVSTDEVYGSLGETGYFTEQTSLSPNSPYSASKASADLLVRAYHHTFGIPVNITRCSNNYGPYQFPEKLIPLMIINALHGKELPVYGDGLNVRDWLYVEDHCRAIDLVLHKGKIGEVYNIGGNNEKANIEIVKLILKELNKPESLIKYVKDRPGHDRRYAIDSSKIQNELGWKPTYNFDEGMKRTIRWYLENEEWWEKIISGEYKDYYEKMYKNR
- the rfbD gene encoding dTDP-4-dehydrorhamnose reductase, producing the protein MQLKILVTGKTGQLGYDLYELLKGSEDIILAGRDEFDITNIDATHKFVKEYLPDIVIHCAAYTKVDDCEKNIDLAYNVNALGAGNTASICSDINAKMVYISTDYVFDGSKNTPYTEFDTPNPLNVYGNSKLAGENLVKEILDKHYIVRTSWLYGINGNNFVKTMLRLSKDRKMLKVVNDQHGIPTFTKDLAEGLYFLIKTDAYGTYHMTNSGETTWYEFAKKIFEIANVNINVEPITTEEYNAPALRPKYSVLNNYVLKLRFNYELRNWEDGLRSYFELLA